A portion of the Vanessa atalanta chromosome 14, ilVanAtal1.2, whole genome shotgun sequence genome contains these proteins:
- the LOC125068739 gene encoding helix-loop-helix protein delilah-like encodes MPDHDKYQLRPRTARSREPRARRTPQPLSKYRRKTANARERSRMREINRAFEALRRAVPAAEITGTPVPCEKLTKITTLRLAMRYITALSSALRDTSPETDSSRPDRWPSPLCSEMSEFSTEQETPSEFAEDSLSPFDSFFAEFDYEYIDRTFS; translated from the coding sequence ATGCCCGATCACGACAAGTATCAGCTGCGTCCGCGCACGGCGCGCTCCCGCGAGCCGCGTGCGCGCCGAACGCCACAGCCCCTCAGCAAATACAGGAGGAAAACAGCGAACGCGAGGGAGAGGAGCAGGATGCGAGAGATAAACCGCGCTTTTGAAGCTCTGCGGCGAGCAGTTCCCGCTGCAGAAATAACTGGCACACCCGTTCCTTGCGAGAAGCTCACCAAAATCACGACTCTGCGTTTGGCAATGCGATACATTACGGCGTTATCTTCTGCTTTAAGAGACACGAGCCCCGAGACCGATTCTTCTCGACCGGATCGGTGGCCCTCACCACTATGCTCTGAAATGTCAGAATTCTCAACTGAGCAAGAAACTCCGTCGGAATTCGCTGAGGACTCCTTGTCGCCATTTGACTCCTTCTTCGCGGAATTCGACTACGAGTATATTGACAGGACATTCTCGTGA
- the LOC125068967 gene encoding minichromosome maintenance domain-containing protein 2-like, whose product MKLILKILLYLEKRRFLTEMKSLCEVFLGDLNEKTLRKFPPLRFLLEVDVIDLLDVFPDVGDFLIKEPLKWQRCCNEILFACLKSLDNDMIQNIQATQVGVNIRFKSMPYFLTNKHRKYENIVSLRGLLVNITKPTSYVYHTVWSCPDECEGNEVIMHFIPKVPPKCYLCRNTLFENSGLRRCGDQVQATFKLNNELLSKNYTIVDDLIPNLKIGKKYVINAVILKKLIAIWSIEEFQILPAPITTPVPRDIRELYESCKGIPWKFIYCLASSIGLHVCPLNTFMNIKISLLLSLVSVKANSLTSSPIIHFLSGGFDTGYIGKIMEQAALLADSYTYLGTTHNSTTTTLIGASGGVCVMALPLQAYSQNQIHSVLSAIETGEISDGVNKTTLQCAVWAQGMDFKKIILYNVGSIFGFVCRGDYGEYTDELVDYALEEAIVLPQTDKHERQALKDISIYIDLVAGLKVKLTKSAENLLRCYFLTARRERPKVVTIGNLGALIAICATSAKLCRRDIAKNDDAIFAIWLHVSGMPEPRLAPDEYLQTPADIKKLKKVIDNFYSWLEQFIGYSISDPSE is encoded by the coding sequence atgaaacttattttgaaaattttgctatatttagaaaaaaggCGTTTTTTAACTGAAATGAAGAGTCTCTGCGAAGTATTCTTAGGAGATTTGAATGAGAAAACATTACGTAAATTTCCACCGCTTAGATTTTTGCTTGAAGTCGACGTCATAGATTTACTCGATGTTTTCCCCGATGTAggggattttttaataaaagaaccgCTCAAGTGGCAACGATGTTGTAATGAAATTCTGTTCGCGTGTCTGAAATCTTTAGACAATGACATGATTCAGAATATACAAGCAACACAAGTTGGCgttaatattagatttaaaagtATGCCTTATTTCTTGACGAATAAGCATCGAAAATACGAGAATATAGTTTCGTTACGTGGATTGCTTGTCAATATTACGAAGCCTACCAGTTACGTATATCACACGGTGTGGTCATGTCCAGATGAATGTGAAGGCAATGAAGTTATTATGCATTTCATTCCAAAGGTTCCtccaaaatgttatttatgtaggAATACACTTTTTGAGAATAGTGGTTTAAGAAGATGTGGAGACCAGGTTCAagcaacttttaaattaaataatgaattactatCTAAAAATTACACTATTGTTGATGatcttattccaaatttaaaaataggaaaaaaatatgttatcaacGCTGTTATTCTGAAGAAATTAATAGCTATTTGGTCAATCgaagaatttcaaattttaccTGCACCAATCACAACGCCTGTTCCACGAGACATAAGAGAACTATATGAATCTTGTAAAGGTATTCCTTGGAAGTTCATATATTGTCTCGCTTCTAGCATTGGACTACACGTTTGTCCTTTAAACACCttcatgaatattaaaataagtcttTTATTAAGTCTGGTAAGTGTTAAAGCGAACTCATTGACTAGCTCACctataattcattttttgtCGGGTGGATTTGATACAGGTTACATAGGCAAGATAATGGAACAAGCTGCTTTATTAGCAGATTCCTATACTTACTTAGGAACTACTCACAATTCCACAACAACAACGTTAATAGGAGCATCGGGAGGTGTTTGCGTAATGGCCTTACCTTTGCAAGCTTACAGTCAAAATCAAATACATTCTGTATTATCGGCAATAGAAACTGGTGAAATTTCTGACGGagttaataaaacaacattgcAGTGTGCCGTATGGGCTCAAGGAATGgacttcaaaaaaattatattatataatgttggcAGTATTTTTGGGTTTGTATGTCGTGGTGATTATGGCGAATATACCGATGAGTTAGTTGACTACGCTTTAGAAGAAGCTATAGTTCTGCCACAAACAGATAAGCACGAAAGACAAGCTTTAAAAgacatatcaatttatatagatttgGTAGCTGGTCTTAAGGTTAAATTGACAAAAAGTGCGGAAAATTTATTACGATGCTATTTCTTAACTGCTAGAAGGGAAAGGCCGAAGGTGGTTACAATCGGGAATTTGGGAGCTCTGATCGCTATTTGTGCCACGTCGGCAAAGTTATGCCGTCGAGATATAGCTAAAAATGATGATGCGATTTTTGCAATTTGGTTACATGTGAGTGGTATGCCAGAACCGAGGTTGGCACCTGATGAGTATCTTCAAACGCCTGCGGATATAAAGAAGCTTAAAAAAGTCATAGACAATTTCTATTCATGGCTTGAGCAATTTATAGGTTATAGCATTTCTGATCCAAgtgaataa